In one Thioclava sp. ES.031 genomic region, the following are encoded:
- the tpiA gene encoding triose-phosphate isomerase yields the protein MRKKLAAGNWKMNGLKSNLGEVSALTEAHPSPACDVLLCPPATLIGAMAEAAGGKLAVGGQDCHMNESGAHTGDISAQMIADAGGSYVIVGHSERRADHHESDLIVRAKAEAAIGAGLIAVICVGETEAQRDGEQTLDVIGAQLAGSVPDGATAANCVIAYEPVWAIGTGRTPTLEQIAEVHDFMRNTLVARFADEGNGMRLLYGGSVKPSNAEEIFATSNVDGALVGGASLKASDFGAIIAALEAS from the coding sequence ATGCGCAAGAAACTGGCCGCCGGCAATTGGAAGATGAACGGGCTCAAGAGCAATCTGGGCGAGGTCTCGGCGCTGACCGAAGCGCATCCGTCCCCCGCCTGTGACGTGCTGCTCTGCCCGCCCGCGACGCTGATCGGCGCGATGGCGGAAGCGGCTGGCGGCAAGCTCGCGGTCGGCGGGCAGGATTGCCACATGAACGAAAGCGGCGCGCATACCGGCGACATCTCGGCGCAGATGATCGCGGATGCGGGTGGCTCTTACGTCATCGTCGGCCATTCCGAGCGTCGCGCGGACCACCACGAAAGCGACCTGATCGTGCGCGCCAAGGCCGAGGCGGCGATTGGCGCAGGTCTGATCGCGGTGATCTGCGTGGGCGAAACGGAGGCGCAGCGCGACGGCGAACAGACGCTCGACGTGATCGGCGCGCAGCTTGCCGGGTCCGTTCCCGATGGTGCGACCGCGGCCAATTGCGTGATCGCCTATGAACCCGTCTGGGCGATCGGCACGGGCCGCACGCCGACGCTGGAGCAGATCGCCGAGGTGCATGACTTCATGCGCAACACGCTGGTCGCGCGCTTCGCCGATGAGGGCAACGGGATGCGCCTGCTCTATGGCGGCTCGGTCAAACCCTCCAACGCGGAAGAGATTTTCGCGACCTCCAACGTTGATGGCGCGCTGGTGGGCGGGGCCTCGCTCAAGGCCAGCGATTTCGGCGCGATCATCGCGGCGCTCGAGGCAAGCTGA
- a CDS encoding iron-sulfur cluster assembly accessory protein, with protein MFNVPGQDPVTLTDAAVAQIAKLMSREDAAGFRIGVKKGGCAGMEYTMEVAAEAGPMDIVVEKGPARVLIAPMAQMFMLGTEIDYETGLLESGFKFRNPNVVDECGCGESIKFADMEAPQSNG; from the coding sequence ATGTTCAACGTCCCCGGACAAGATCCCGTCACCCTGACCGACGCCGCCGTCGCGCAGATCGCCAAGCTGATGTCGCGCGAGGATGCGGCTGGCTTCCGCATCGGCGTTAAGAAAGGGGGCTGCGCGGGCATGGAATACACGATGGAGGTCGCGGCCGAGGCCGGGCCGATGGATATCGTCGTGGAAAAGGGTCCCGCCCGTGTGCTGATCGCGCCGATGGCGCAGATGTTCATGCTGGGCACCGAGATCGACTACGAGACCGGCCTTCTGGAATCGGGCTTCAAGTTCCGCAATCCGAACGTGGTCGATGAATGCGGCTGCGGCGAGTCGATCAAGTTCGCCGATATGGAAGCCCCCCAGAGCAACGGCTAA
- a CDS encoding transposase — translation MSDHRYRPEIEILSVTDTGRRRRWTDEEKVRIVEESFGGRGRVAETARRHDIGRTLLVRWRRQYREGRLTSGDARPQFTPLAIAAPEEAEDQGGPFAPVPTPETAEVLMADITLANGRRLSVAATIDPMVLARLVQALDPS, via the coding sequence ATGTCCGACCATAGATACAGACCCGAAATTGAGATCCTTTCTGTCACCGATACCGGGCGCCGTCGGCGTTGGACGGATGAAGAGAAGGTGCGCATCGTTGAAGAAAGCTTTGGCGGTAGAGGGCGTGTCGCCGAGACAGCCCGGCGTCATGATATTGGCCGCACCCTGCTGGTGCGCTGGCGTCGCCAATACCGCGAAGGCAGGCTGACGAGCGGCGATGCACGACCGCAGTTCACACCGTTGGCCATCGCCGCTCCTGAAGAAGCGGAGGATCAAGGCGGACCGTTTGCACCGGTTCCGACGCCAGAGACAGCCGAGGTCCTGATGGCAGATATTACCCTCGCGAATGGCCGTCGCCTGTCTGTGGCGGCCACGATTGACCCGATGGTGCTGGCGCGCCTCGTGCAAGCCCTGGATCCGTCATGA
- the tnpB gene encoding IS66 family insertion sequence element accessory protein TnpB (TnpB, as the term is used for proteins encoded by IS66 family insertion elements, is considered an accessory protein, since TnpC, encoded by a neighboring gene, is a DDE family transposase.), which yields MIAFPAGVRVWIAGGVTDMRRGMNTLALTVQQGLGRDPHAGEIFCFRGRKGELVKLLWHDGVGMSLYTKRLEAGKFIWPTSGSGEAVQISAAQLGYLLEGIDWRNPRWTQRPAKAG from the coding sequence ATGATCGCGTTCCCGGCGGGGGTGCGCGTCTGGATCGCGGGCGGAGTGACTGACATGCGGCGCGGTATGAACACCTTGGCGTTGACGGTGCAGCAGGGTCTGGGGCGCGATCCCCATGCCGGCGAGATCTTCTGCTTTCGCGGGCGCAAGGGCGAGCTGGTCAAGCTTCTCTGGCACGACGGGGTGGGCATGTCGCTCTATACGAAGCGGCTGGAGGCGGGGAAGTTCATCTGGCCGACCAGTGGAAGCGGCGAGGCGGTGCAGATCTCCGCGGCCCAGCTCGGTTATCTTCTGGAGGGGATCGACTGGCGCAATCCACGCTGGACCCAACGCCCTGCAAAGGCGGGATAA
- a CDS encoding IS66 family transposase encodes MSNNASEIARLRAALAASEARAEAAESELAQTRAVVSTSEAMIKHLRLEIAKLRREQYGHSSERRARLIDQMELQLEELEAAATEDEIAAEKLAKTTIVAGLKRRRPARKPFPEHLPRERVVIAAPTACSCCGSDRIVKMGEDVTETLEVIPRQWKVIQTVREKFTCRTCEKISQPPAPFHATPRGWAGPNLLATILFEKFGQHQPLNRQAERYAREGVDLSLSTLADQVGACAAALEPIHALIGAHVLDGDRLHGDDTTVPLLAKGGTKTARLWTYVRDDRPFGGGAPPAALFQFSRDRGMTNPNRHLAGWQGILQADAYGGYNDLYRADRDPGPVESALCWSHARRKFFELADIKGNARKGKPAHDISPVALEAVARIDAIFDIERGINGLTAAKRQAARHQLSRPLVEELHDWLRAERDRLSKHNPVAKAIDYMFKAERWPAFTGFLEDGRICLTNNAAERALRGIALGRKSWLFAGSERGGDRAAFMYSLIVTAKMNDVDPQAWLADVLVRLPGTTASRVPDLLPWNWARAEQRIAA; translated from the coding sequence ATGTCGAACAACGCTTCCGAGATTGCCAGATTGCGCGCCGCGCTCGCGGCCTCCGAGGCCCGTGCCGAGGCCGCCGAGAGCGAGCTGGCGCAGACCCGGGCGGTGGTCTCGACCTCCGAGGCGATGATCAAGCATCTCCGGCTCGAGATCGCCAAGCTCCGACGCGAGCAATACGGCCACAGCTCGGAACGCCGCGCCCGACTGATCGACCAGATGGAATTGCAGCTCGAGGAACTCGAAGCCGCGGCCACCGAAGACGAGATTGCCGCCGAGAAGCTGGCGAAGACCACGATCGTCGCGGGGCTCAAACGTCGCCGCCCGGCGCGCAAGCCTTTCCCGGAGCATCTGCCGCGCGAGCGCGTGGTGATCGCGGCGCCCACGGCCTGTTCCTGCTGCGGCTCGGATCGCATCGTGAAGATGGGGGAAGACGTCACCGAGACGTTGGAGGTGATCCCGCGGCAGTGGAAGGTGATCCAGACCGTCCGCGAGAAGTTCACCTGCCGGACCTGCGAGAAGATCAGCCAACCGCCGGCGCCCTTCCACGCCACGCCGCGCGGATGGGCTGGCCCGAACCTGCTGGCGACGATCCTCTTTGAGAAGTTTGGACAGCATCAGCCGCTCAATCGCCAGGCCGAACGCTATGCCCGGGAAGGCGTCGATCTCAGCCTGTCGACCCTCGCCGACCAGGTTGGCGCCTGCGCCGCCGCGCTGGAGCCGATCCATGCGTTGATCGGTGCCCATGTTCTGGATGGCGACCGCTTGCATGGCGACGATACGACAGTGCCGCTGTTGGCGAAGGGCGGGACAAAAACCGCCCGGCTCTGGACCTATGTCAGGGATGACCGACCCTTCGGCGGCGGGGCTCCACCTGCCGCGCTGTTCCAGTTCTCCCGCGACCGAGGAATGACCAACCCGAACCGGCATCTCGCCGGATGGCAGGGTATCCTGCAAGCCGATGCCTATGGGGGCTACAACGACCTCTACCGCGCCGACCGTGACCCGGGGCCGGTCGAGTCTGCGCTATGCTGGAGCCACGCCCGGCGCAAGTTCTTCGAGCTCGCCGACATCAAGGGGAACGCCCGGAAGGGCAAGCCGGCCCATGATATCTCCCCCGTCGCGCTGGAGGCCGTGGCCCGTATCGACGCGATCTTCGACATCGAGCGCGGAATCAACGGGCTGACGGCTGCAAAACGGCAGGCGGCCAGGCACCAGCTGTCCCGGCCTCTGGTCGAGGAGCTTCATGACTGGCTGCGTGCCGAGCGCGACCGGCTGTCGAAGCACAACCCGGTCGCCAAGGCGATCGACTACATGTTCAAGGCGGAGCGCTGGCCAGCCTTTACCGGGTTCCTCGAGGACGGCAGGATCTGCCTGACGAACAATGCCGCGGAGCGGGCGCTGCGCGGCATCGCCCTTGGCCGCAAGTCCTGGCTCTTCGCTGGCTCCGAGCGCGGCGGGGACCGCGCCGCCTTCATGTATTCCCTGATCGTTACCGCCAAGATGAACGATGTCGACCCTCAGGCCTGGCTCGCCGATGTCCTCGTCCGGTTGCCTGGCACGACCGCCTCCCGGGTGCCGGATCTGTTGCCCTGGAACTGGGCCCGGGCTGAGCAAAGGATAGCCGCATGA
- a CDS encoding plasmid pRiA4b ORF-3 family protein, with protein MTLIARLRIILNDVDPQPMRHIEVPLKIRLDRLHAVIQAAMGWTDTHLYEFRAGDAGWGVPDPDGFYDGPMDAKKTTLEKVLEDTGARTIQYIYDFGDDWDHSIRIERVYEAIPGMIYPRLLKATGACPPEDVGGAWGYEEFLEALADPDHEQHEDMLHWSGGDFDAEDAGIDSILERFNRLAKKWAPRARKPKAPKGTT; from the coding sequence ATGACCCTGATCGCCCGCCTCCGGATCATCCTGAACGACGTCGACCCGCAGCCGATGCGCCATATCGAGGTGCCGCTGAAGATCAGGCTCGACCGGCTGCATGCGGTCATACAGGCTGCCATGGGCTGGACAGATACCCACCTCTACGAGTTCCGCGCCGGTGATGCCGGTTGGGGCGTGCCCGACCCGGACGGGTTCTACGACGGCCCCATGGACGCGAAGAAGACGACGTTGGAAAAGGTGCTCGAGGACACCGGCGCCAGGACGATCCAGTATATCTATGACTTCGGCGATGACTGGGACCACAGCATCCGTATCGAGCGGGTCTACGAGGCCATCCCCGGCATGATCTACCCACGGCTTCTCAAGGCGACCGGTGCCTGTCCACCCGAGGACGTCGGCGGTGCCTGGGGCTACGAGGAGTTCCTCGAAGCCCTCGCCGATCCCGATCACGAGCAACACGAGGACATGCTCCACTGGTCCGGTGGGGACTTCGACGCCGAAGATGCCGGGATCGACAGCATCCTTGAACGCTTCAACCGGCTTGCCAAGAAATGGGCCCCGCGGGCTCGCAAACCCAAAGCCCCCAAGGGCACGACCTGA